A genomic segment from Neobacillus sp. YX16 encodes:
- a CDS encoding restriction endonuclease, with the protein MVYYYRNRSIKKKTTNKNIEPKRIIKMNCPLHGELVADTSWNKFILYESLNKETQRIETKCYRCLDERITKSRNEIINKELLENKGVTCTDLSNKAYIYDWVTAIFLVISSFGSFLIWAFQNGMLALLNVGIFGIITILLNWRKRFLEKKSMEMSRASKVHTIRDAKSIIREEAFAVATWRKKQEKIKKEKVNYSFAEIDKMPGVQFENFIKNLLNKNGYENPQITKASGDEGVDIIAYKNGKKIAIQCKRYSGKISNSAIQQVYAGKAFYECQEAYVITNSYFTENAITLAKKLKVKLINREGLFDLMQNITNKQNENISEYQIKLF; encoded by the coding sequence ATGGTATACTATTATCGGAACCGGAGTATAAAAAAGAAAACTACGAACAAAAATATTGAACCAAAAAGGATTATAAAAATGAATTGTCCATTACATGGGGAATTAGTAGCTGACACTTCGTGGAATAAATTTATCTTATATGAATCTCTCAATAAAGAAACTCAAAGAATTGAAACCAAATGTTACAGGTGCTTAGACGAGCGAATTACTAAAAGTAGAAATGAAATTATTAATAAAGAATTACTAGAAAATAAAGGAGTAACTTGTACTGATTTATCCAATAAGGCCTATATCTATGATTGGGTAACTGCCATTTTTCTTGTAATTTCAAGCTTCGGTTCATTCCTCATATGGGCATTTCAAAATGGAATGTTAGCGTTATTGAATGTAGGGATATTTGGAATTATAACCATATTATTAAACTGGAGAAAGAGGTTTTTAGAAAAAAAGTCCATGGAAATGTCGAGGGCTTCAAAAGTGCATACAATTAGAGACGCTAAATCAATTATTAGGGAAGAAGCTTTTGCTGTAGCTACATGGCGAAAAAAACAGGAAAAAATAAAAAAAGAAAAAGTAAATTATTCGTTTGCTGAAATTGATAAAATGCCAGGAGTTCAATTTGAAAATTTCATTAAAAACCTTTTAAACAAGAATGGATATGAAAATCCACAAATTACGAAAGCTTCAGGTGATGAAGGGGTGGATATAATAGCTTATAAGAACGGTAAAAAAATAGCCATTCAATGTAAAAGATACTCAGGGAAAATTTCTAACAGTGCTATACAACAAGTATACGCTGGTAAGGCTTTTTATGAGTGTCAAGAAGCATATGTAATAACAAATTCCTACTTTACTGAGAATGCCATTACCCTTGCCAAAAAACTTAAAGTTAAATTAATAAACAGAGAAGGTTTATTTGATTTAATGCAAAACATTACCAATAAACAAAATGAAAATATTTCTGAATATCAGATTAAATTGTTTTAG
- a CDS encoding excalibur calcium-binding domain-containing protein, which produces MKRLTYIFMAFLLVFLAACSSNESTSKEENAETKKEEKMKEEAETKAKAEAEAKAKEEAEAKAKAEAEAKAKEEAEAKAKAEAEAKAKEEAEAKAKAEAEAKAKEEAEASASSTTSSGGSEFFANCTDLRKVYPNGVPADHPAYQSKMDRDKDNYACEN; this is translated from the coding sequence ATGAAGAGATTAACCTACATATTTATGGCGTTTTTATTAGTTTTCCTTGCAGCTTGTTCATCAAATGAATCAACTAGCAAAGAGGAAAATGCTGAAACAAAGAAAGAAGAGAAAATGAAAGAAGAGGCAGAAACTAAAGCGAAGGCAGAAGCTGAAGCCAAAGCGAAAGAAGAAGCTGAGGCAAAAGCAAAGGCAGAAGCTGAAGCCAAAGCGAAAGAAGAAGCTGAGGCTAAAGCAAAGGCAGAAGCTGAAGCCAAAGCGAAAGAAGAAGCCGAGGCAAAAGCAAAGGCAGAAGCTGAAGCCAAAGCGAAAGAAGAAGCTGAGGCTTCAGCAAGTTCGACTACGTCAAGTGGAGGGTCAGAGTTCTTTGCCAACTGTACTGATTTAAGAAAGGTATATCCAAATGGCGTACCAGCTGATCATCCAGCGTATCAATCTAAAATGGACAGAGATAAAGATAATTATGCTTGTGAGAATTAG
- a CDS encoding VOC family protein: MSKSFIEQVHYIRIPVKDLELSAQWYRDVLGLQLLNNTEELAILKVNEGPFLLILVPTEDETFSHFTIDNEQEFSIGFTSPELSKFHQHLIDNQVKVEDIKEDNGHAFFHFYDPNGNKLQVHW; encoded by the coding sequence ATGAGTAAATCATTTATTGAACAAGTACATTATATTAGAATTCCTGTAAAAGATTTAGAACTGTCTGCACAATGGTATAGAGATGTATTAGGGCTCCAGTTACTAAACAATACTGAGGAACTTGCAATTTTAAAAGTAAATGAAGGACCTTTCTTACTTATCTTAGTTCCTACCGAAGATGAAACATTTTCACATTTTACAATTGATAATGAACAAGAATTTAGCATTGGCTTTACAAGTCCAGAATTATCTAAATTTCATCAACACTTAATTGATAATCAAGTTAAGGTCGAGGATATAAAAGAAGATAATGGTCATGCCTTTTTCCACTTTTATGACCCAAATGGTAATAAACTTCAAGTACACTGGTAA
- a CDS encoding zinc-ribbon domain-containing protein — protein sequence MIKEYQSLLVKNPRLALEWHPNKNTPITPNDVSAGSNIYVWWLCENGHEWKAMINSRNAGRGCPICIGRFQEPLSKTHPELASEWHPKMNSELTPGSVTAGSSKKIYWLCNKCDYTWQSTIANRKNGNGCPKCAGKVVTDENCLAYVNPSVLSEWHPSRNKDITPYKIHAYSDKKVWWLCKECSREWRATPNHRTRMKTGCPSCKERHNVSFDELAFVYFYKQVFLDVKFNYEVEAGDKRYKVDLFVPKYNLILEYDSEFFHRHRIQSDIEKSIQLLRNNYLLIRMRENGLPEIITHGINIVPFQNKNKEQLQSAIIDSFGYIKDKVQLTQDELNRMEETVQTVDIEKQRFNILKQVPPIEQKNNIKEFSDTLAVQFDLDKNFPFRPEHFSNGSKFKVWWMCEHGHCWEAAPSTRKKGNGCPFCAGQKVTRETSLGSVREDLAKEWDYDKNYGITPFDIPPNSNKKFWWLCSKGHSYESSTDHRNNRGDGCPYCGGKKVNNDNCLATVNPSLASQWHPTKNEILTPYDVTPGSQKKVWWKCEKGHEWEAVVYSRNGSKSNKPKGCKKCYEIGRSKKL from the coding sequence ATGATCAAAGAATATCAATCATTATTAGTTAAAAATCCAAGACTAGCATTAGAATGGCACCCAAATAAAAATACGCCTATTACACCCAATGATGTTTCAGCCGGATCAAATATTTACGTTTGGTGGCTTTGTGAAAACGGACATGAATGGAAAGCTATGATAAATTCAAGAAATGCTGGTAGGGGTTGCCCGATATGTATAGGAAGGTTTCAAGAACCCTTATCAAAGACACACCCGGAATTAGCTTCAGAATGGCACCCTAAAATGAATAGTGAATTAACTCCCGGTAGCGTAACAGCTGGGTCTTCAAAAAAGATATATTGGCTTTGTAATAAATGTGATTACACATGGCAATCAACGATAGCTAATAGAAAAAATGGCAACGGATGTCCTAAATGTGCTGGGAAGGTAGTTACAGATGAAAACTGTTTAGCTTATGTTAATCCCTCTGTGCTAAGTGAATGGCACCCTTCAAGGAATAAAGATATAACTCCATATAAAATCCATGCTTACTCGGATAAGAAAGTCTGGTGGTTGTGTAAAGAATGCAGCCGGGAATGGAGAGCAACTCCGAACCATAGAACTAGAATGAAAACAGGGTGCCCAAGTTGTAAAGAAAGGCATAATGTTTCTTTTGACGAATTGGCTTTTGTTTACTTTTATAAACAAGTTTTTTTAGATGTGAAGTTTAACTACGAGGTAGAAGCCGGGGACAAGAGGTATAAGGTGGACTTATTTGTACCTAAGTATAATTTAATATTAGAGTATGATAGTGAATTTTTCCACAGACATAGGATTCAAAGCGATATTGAAAAAAGTATCCAGCTTTTGAGAAACAACTATCTCCTTATTAGAATGCGTGAGAATGGCTTACCCGAAATAATTACGCATGGTATAAACATTGTTCCTTTCCAGAATAAAAATAAAGAACAACTACAATCTGCCATAATCGACTCATTTGGATACATAAAAGATAAGGTTCAACTTACACAAGATGAGCTGAATAGAATGGAAGAAACGGTACAAACAGTTGATATTGAAAAGCAACGATTCAATATTCTTAAACAAGTCCCTCCAATCGAACAAAAAAACAATATTAAAGAATTTAGTGACACATTAGCAGTTCAATTTGATTTAGATAAAAATTTTCCTTTTAGACCGGAACATTTTTCTAACGGGTCTAAATTTAAAGTATGGTGGATGTGTGAACATGGACATTGCTGGGAAGCTGCACCTTCTACTCGGAAGAAAGGGAATGGATGTCCCTTTTGTGCTGGACAAAAAGTTACTAGAGAAACTTCATTAGGGTCAGTTAGAGAAGATCTTGCTAAAGAGTGGGATTATGATAAAAATTATGGAATAACACCGTTTGATATTCCACCTAACTCTAATAAGAAATTTTGGTGGTTATGTTCAAAAGGGCACTCCTATGAATCTTCAACGGATCATAGGAATAATAGAGGGGATGGCTGCCCGTATTGTGGAGGGAAAAAAGTAAACAATGATAATTGCTTAGCCACAGTAAATCCTTCTCTTGCTTCTCAATGGCACCCAACAAAAAATGAAATTTTAACACCCTATGATGTTACTCCCGGTTCACAAAAGAAGGTATGGTGGAAATGTGAAAAGGGGCATGAATGGGAAGCCGTTGTATATAGTAGGAATGGGAGTAAAAGTAACAAGCCAAAAGGTTGTAAAAAGTGTTACGAGATAGGACGGTCAAAAAAGCTTTAA
- a CDS encoding recombinase family protein: MAVIGYARVSTRDQELEIQVEKLKEYGCERIFMEKKSGAKSDREELAKALDYLRDGDKLVVYKLDRLARSTFDLHKIAKDLQSRGISLVFIKEQIDFSTPAGKLMFTMLGAIAEFERDLIADRTAEGRERAKAQGKHMGRIGKPEKDIRKAMKLYTGRESNGLSVNDISKMTGVPRSTIYAKVKDLE; this comes from the coding sequence ATGGCAGTTATCGGTTATGCAAGGGTATCTACTAGGGACCAGGAATTAGAAATACAAGTCGAGAAATTAAAGGAATATGGTTGCGAGAGAATTTTTATGGAAAAGAAAAGTGGTGCTAAGAGCGACCGTGAGGAACTTGCCAAAGCCCTAGATTATTTAAGAGACGGCGACAAGCTGGTTGTTTACAAGCTAGATAGATTGGCGAGGAGTACATTTGATTTACATAAGATTGCGAAGGATCTGCAAAGCCGTGGAATATCATTGGTTTTCATTAAAGAACAAATAGATTTTTCGACCCCAGCTGGAAAGCTCATGTTTACCATGCTTGGTGCTATCGCAGAATTTGAGCGTGATTTAATAGCCGATAGAACGGCAGAAGGGCGTGAGAGAGCTAAGGCTCAAGGGAAACATATGGGGCGTATTGGAAAGCCAGAGAAGGACATTAGGAAGGCTATGAAGCTTTATACTGGAAGAGAGTCAAATGGATTGAGCGTCAATGATATTTCAAAAATGACAGGCGTTCCTCGATCTACTATATATGCAAAGGTAAAGGATCTAGAATAA
- a CDS encoding Bcr/CflA family multidrug efflux MFS transporter: MNTLTGRKRLQLALLLGSLGLLGPFTIDTYLPSFPTIVKDYDTTASLVQVSLTTCLLGLGLGQLIIGPMSDVQGRRKPLRTFLFLYLIASVICAFAPNIYTFIGARFIQGFAAAGGLVISRAIVRDLYSGRELTKFFSLLMLVGNLGPIVAPIAGAIILAFTDWSGVFLVLSCIGIVLVLMVSWKLEETLPKEKRVPSDFSQVVKNFGSLFRDREFTGYALTQGLIVAGIFAYVSGIPFVYQNIYGVSPQVFSLLFGVNGVALIIGSQLVGRLADFISEATFLKIGLFTANIAGAVLLAALLLKAPLIAVAIPIFLFIGSLAVISSTSFTLAMEKQGHIAGSASALLGLLPFVLGSLTAPLVGIAGEYTAIPMGVIMFATSFIALLIYFGVVRKVFKVQPRRKLKGNF; the protein is encoded by the coding sequence TTGAATACTTTAACAGGCAGGAAACGATTACAACTTGCATTACTATTAGGGTCACTTGGTCTTTTAGGTCCTTTTACGATCGATACGTATTTGCCATCATTTCCTACGATTGTGAAAGACTATGATACAACGGCATCTCTCGTTCAAGTTAGTTTAACGACTTGCCTACTTGGATTAGGATTGGGTCAATTAATTATTGGACCGATGAGTGATGTGCAAGGCCGCCGGAAACCGCTCAGGACTTTCCTCTTTTTGTATTTAATCGCTTCTGTAATTTGTGCATTTGCACCCAATATTTATACTTTTATAGGTGCCCGTTTCATTCAAGGCTTTGCGGCAGCAGGCGGTCTCGTTATTTCTAGGGCAATCGTTCGCGATCTCTACAGTGGAAGAGAATTGACGAAGTTTTTCTCTTTATTGATGTTAGTGGGTAATCTCGGACCGATCGTGGCACCGATTGCCGGAGCCATTATCCTGGCGTTTACAGACTGGTCAGGAGTTTTTCTAGTTTTATCGTGTATAGGAATTGTCTTAGTTTTAATGGTTTCATGGAAACTAGAGGAAACCCTACCTAAGGAAAAGCGTGTCCCAAGTGATTTTTCACAGGTCGTAAAGAATTTTGGTTCCTTGTTCAGGGATCGAGAGTTTACAGGGTATGCCCTTACTCAAGGATTAATCGTTGCAGGGATCTTTGCTTATGTTTCAGGTATTCCTTTTGTTTATCAAAATATTTACGGTGTATCTCCGCAAGTATTCAGTCTATTATTTGGAGTAAATGGTGTTGCGTTGATTATTGGAAGTCAATTGGTTGGACGTTTAGCCGATTTTATATCTGAAGCGACCTTCTTAAAGATCGGGCTATTTACGGCTAACATAGCGGGTGCTGTGTTACTTGCAGCTCTTCTGTTGAAGGCGCCACTAATTGCCGTTGCAATTCCTATCTTCTTGTTTATTGGATCATTAGCCGTCATTTCTTCAACTTCGTTCACGTTAGCTATGGAGAAACAAGGCCATATAGCAGGAAGTGCCTCTGCGCTTTTAGGGCTTTTGCCATTTGTTCTGGGGTCTTTGACAGCTCCACTTGTTGGAATAGCAGGAGAGTATACAGCCATTCCAATGGGGGTTATTATGTTTGCAACTAGCTTTATCGCTTTATTGATTTATTTTGGTGTAGTCCGGAAAGTTTTCAAGGTTCAGCCAAGAAGGAAGCTGAAGGGGAATTTTTAA
- a CDS encoding DNA/RNA non-specific endonuclease translates to MQQKWYQKSWGIILLLLSLLILFTSCSQQNNTEIKINKTEEVSKNNAATAESKKSKPDDAAEKTTSESVVNPSVPATSTPTITSVNGDFDYSKYTLIVVDGGDMSGYRKPNVRVDVGFGDREYWAFTNEYGQLIRVEAKKITLQNPNTDHVLSSGRYYSDEAKVPGTESPDLDEGHVIADSLGGVSNAYNITPQDSILNRHGDQAYMEKVIRDAGGATDFVAVIQYPNTQTQIPNHYKFTYNIQGRTITDEFDNVNPDEVNKNLEGQAGTVSTPPKTENVPANETVSGNEDVSKVDTNHNGQVTIAEAKAAGFKMPITRDSWLYKYMDDRDGDGLVGE, encoded by the coding sequence ATGCAACAAAAATGGTATCAAAAATCATGGGGGATTATTTTATTACTCCTTTCACTTCTTATTTTATTTACTAGTTGTTCACAACAAAATAATACAGAAATCAAAATAAATAAAACTGAAGAAGTAAGCAAAAATAACGCAGCCACTGCTGAAAGCAAAAAAAGTAAACCTGACGATGCAGCCGAAAAAACGACTAGTGAAAGTGTAGTCAATCCAAGCGTTCCTGCCACTAGTACACCAACGATAACAAGTGTTAATGGTGACTTTGACTACAGTAAATATACACTCATTGTAGTAGATGGTGGAGATATGTCAGGATATAGAAAGCCGAATGTCAGAGTCGATGTCGGGTTTGGCGACAGAGAATATTGGGCTTTTACAAATGAATACGGGCAGTTAATTCGTGTGGAGGCAAAAAAAATAACACTCCAAAATCCGAATACAGACCATGTTTTATCGTCTGGTAGATACTATTCTGATGAGGCAAAGGTTCCTGGCACAGAGAGTCCAGATTTAGATGAAGGCCATGTCATTGCCGACTCACTGGGGGGAGTATCAAACGCCTATAACATTACACCTCAAGACAGTATTCTTAATCGGCACGGTGACCAAGCGTATATGGAAAAAGTGATTCGAGATGCAGGAGGTGCTACAGATTTCGTAGCAGTGATTCAATATCCGAATACGCAAACACAAATTCCTAACCATTATAAATTCACCTACAACATTCAGGGCAGAACCATTACAGATGAATTTGACAATGTAAACCCTGATGAAGTGAACAAAAATTTAGAGGGACAGGCAGGTACGGTCAGTACACCACCGAAAACAGAAAATGTACCAGCAAACGAAACGGTAAGTGGCAATGAAGATGTTAGCAAGGTGGACACTAATCATAATGGACAAGTTACAATCGCTGAGGCTAAAGCTGCTGGCTTTAAAATGCCAATTACGCGTGATTCATGGCTCTATAAATATATGGACGATCGTGATGGTGATGGCCTCGTAGGTGAATAA